AATGCTGCACTGGTTCCATGGTACGCGCCATCACTTTGGTAGGGCGGTACAAGGTTTGCTACGTTGCGTACAACGAATAGTTCTCCTGGTAGGCAGTTAAAAATCATTGAAGGGTCAACACGTGAATCGGAACATGATATAAGCATAATTTTAGGATTTTGTCCTTCTACGACAAGTTTGTTGTAAAAACTTTTGTAGGGACTTGATGGAGCAAAGTATTTATCGTGAAATTGTTTGTTGCCATCAACAAGTTTTTTGATTTCTTGGGAAGCGCTAGAGGTCTTATGTTGTACGGACAGAGAAGCTTTTTTTGCATGAAGTAACCCAAAGTTGGTTAAATAGATGAGTAGTACAAGAGACTTTAGTATGAATTTTTTTATTGAAGAATGCATAAATTTGTCCTTGCTTTAGGTAAAGACACTTGTTTAATGATAGAATTTTTCAGCTATTTATTGTTAATTGTAGCTGTGCTTACAGCTTTTTTGCAACGGTAAGTATTCGATCGGTTTCTGTTGTAATAAATTCCGATCCATCGATTGAACAGTGGGCAATAAGCTGAAATCCATTCTTTTCTAACATATCTTTGAG
The DNA window shown above is from Candidatus Dependentiae bacterium and carries:
- a CDS encoding carbonic anhydrase, with product MHSSIKKFILKSLVLLIYLTNFGLLHAKKASLSVQHKTSSASQEIKKLVDGNKQFHDKYFAPSSPYKSFYNKLVVEGQNPKIMLISCSDSRVDPSMIFNCLPGELFVVRNVANLVPPYQSDGAYHGTSAALEYGVNALEVNHIIILGHTQCGGIQSLFNATDQLKKEKSDSFITKWMELARPAYEKVTTKYGSESLKTKTTLCEQYTLVNSLNNLKTFPWIQKRIKEGKLQIHAWYFDLATGTIHMYNQQKKNWSSL